A genomic region of Chionomys nivalis chromosome 12, mChiNiv1.1, whole genome shotgun sequence contains the following coding sequences:
- the Slc39a14 gene encoding metal cation symporter ZIP14 isoform X1 — protein MKPLPRTLPSCLLLVLFGIWGPAPQTQASPATVPPLSATSFLEDLMKRYGENDSLTLPQLKALLRNLDVGVDRDNVTRPKEGHRNLSTCFSSGDLFAAHNFSEHSQIGMSEFQEFCPTILQQLDSRACTSPNQENEENEQSEEGKPSAIEVWGYGILCVTVISLCSLMGASVVPFMKKTFYKRLLLYFIALAIGTLYSNALFQLIPEAFGFNPQDNYVSKSAVVFGGFYLFFFTEKILKMLLKQKNEHHHGHNHFTSETLPSKKDQEEGVMEKLQNGDLDHMIPQHCNSELDGKAPGTDEKVIVSSMSVQDLQASQSACYWLKGVRYSDIGTLAWMITLSDGLHNFIDGLAIGASFTVSVFQGISTSVAILCEEFPHELGDFVILLNAGMSIQQALFFNFLSACCCYVGLAFGILAGSHFSANWIFALAGGMFLYIALADMFPEMNEVCQEDERKNSFLVPFVIQNLGLLTGFSIMLVLTMYSGQIQIG, from the exons ATGAAGCCCCTGCCCCGCACCCTCCCTAGCTGCCTCCTATTGGTGCTGTTTGGCATATGGGGACCTGCCCCCCAGACTCAGGCCTCCCCTGCTACCGTGCCGCCCCTCAGCGCCACCTCCTTCCTGGAAGATCTCATGAAGCGCTATGGGGAGAACGACAGCCTTACGCTGCCACAGCTGAAGGCCTTGCTCAGAAACCTGGACGTGGGAGTGGACCGGGATAACGTTACTCGGCCCAAGGAAGGACACAGGAACCTCTCCACG TGCTTTAGCTCCGGAGACCTCTTCGCTGCCCACAATTTCAGCGAGCACTCTCAGATCGGGATGAGTGAGTTTCAGGAGTTCTGCCCCACCATCCTCCAGCAGCTGGATTCCCGGGCTTGCACCTCCCCAAACcaggagaatgaagaaaatgagcAGTCAGAGGAGGGGAAGCCTAGCGCCATTGAAG TATGGGGGTACGGTATCCTCTGCGTTACCGtcatctccctctgctccctCATGGGGGCCAGCGTGGTGCCCTTCATGAAGAAGACTTTTTACAAGAGGCTGCTGCTCTACTTCATAGCCTTGGCGATTGGAACCCTCTACTCCAACGCCCTCTTCCAGCTCATCCCCGAG GCATTTGGTTTCAACCCTCAGGACAATTATGTCTCCAAGTCTGCGGTGGTGTTTGGGGGcttctaccttttcttttttacagaGAAGATCCTGAAGATGCTCCTGAAGCAGAAAAATGAG CACCATCACGGACACAACCATTTTACCTCCGagactctgccttccaagaagGACCAGGAGGAGGGTGTGATGGAGAAGCTGCAGAATGGGGACCTGGACCACATGATTCCTCAGCATTGCAACAGTGAGCTGGATGGCAAGGCGCCTGGCACGGACGAGAAGGTCATTGTAAGCTCCATGTCTGTGCAG GACCTGCAGGCATCTCAGAGTGCTTGCTACTGGCTCAAGGGGGTCCGATACTCTGATATTGGTACCCTGGCTTGGATGATCACCCTGAGTGACGGTCTCCACAATTTCATCGATGGCCTGGCTATTGGTGCCTCCTTCACCGTGTCTGTTTTCCAAGGCATCAGCACGTCGGTGGCCATTCTTTGTGAGGAATTCCCACACGAACTGG GAGACTTTGTTATCTTGCTCAATGCTGGCATGAGCATCCAGCAGGCTCTCTTCTTCAACTTCCTTTCTGCTTGCTGCTGCTACGTGGGTCTGGCCTTTGGCATCCTGGCTGGAAGTCACTTCTCTGCCAACTGGATTTTTGCGCTGGCTGGAGGAATGTTCTTGTACATTGCTCTTGCGGATATG tTCCCGGAGATGAACGAGGTCTGCCAAGAGGACGAAAGGAAGAACAGCTTCTTGGTCCCCTTTGTCATCCAGAATCTTGGCCTCCTGACTGGCTTCTCCATCATGCTGGTCCTCACGATGTATTCAGGGCAGATTCAGATTGGGTAG
- the Slc39a14 gene encoding metal cation symporter ZIP14 isoform X2, whose amino-acid sequence MKPLPRTLPSCLLLVLFGIWGPAPQTQASPATVPPLSATSFLEDLMKRYGENDSLTLPQLKALLRNLDVGVDRDNVTRPKEGHRNLSTCFSSGDLFAAHNFSEHSQIGMSEFQEFCPTILQQLDSRACTSPNQENEENEQSEEGKPSAIEVWGFGFLSVSLINLASLLGVLVLPCTEKAFFSRVLTYFIALSIGTLLSNALFQLIPEAFGFNPQDNYVSKSAVVFGGFYLFFFTEKILKMLLKQKNEHHHGHNHFTSETLPSKKDQEEGVMEKLQNGDLDHMIPQHCNSELDGKAPGTDEKVIVSSMSVQDLQASQSACYWLKGVRYSDIGTLAWMITLSDGLHNFIDGLAIGASFTVSVFQGISTSVAILCEEFPHELGDFVILLNAGMSIQQALFFNFLSACCCYVGLAFGILAGSHFSANWIFALAGGMFLYIALADMFPEMNEVCQEDERKNSFLVPFVIQNLGLLTGFSIMLVLTMYSGQIQIG is encoded by the exons ATGAAGCCCCTGCCCCGCACCCTCCCTAGCTGCCTCCTATTGGTGCTGTTTGGCATATGGGGACCTGCCCCCCAGACTCAGGCCTCCCCTGCTACCGTGCCGCCCCTCAGCGCCACCTCCTTCCTGGAAGATCTCATGAAGCGCTATGGGGAGAACGACAGCCTTACGCTGCCACAGCTGAAGGCCTTGCTCAGAAACCTGGACGTGGGAGTGGACCGGGATAACGTTACTCGGCCCAAGGAAGGACACAGGAACCTCTCCACG TGCTTTAGCTCCGGAGACCTCTTCGCTGCCCACAATTTCAGCGAGCACTCTCAGATCGGGATGAGTGAGTTTCAGGAGTTCTGCCCCACCATCCTCCAGCAGCTGGATTCCCGGGCTTGCACCTCCCCAAACcaggagaatgaagaaaatgagcAGTCAGAGGAGGGGAAGCCTAGCGCCATTGAAG TGTGGGGCTTTGGGTTCCTCAGTGTCTCACTGATTAACCTGGCCTCTCTCCTGGGAGTCCTGGTCCTGCCATGCACGGAGAAAGCGTTTTTCAGCCGTGTGCTCACTTACTTCATCGCCCTGTCCATTGGAACGCTGCTCTCTAACGCGCTCTTCCAGCTCATCCCAGAG GCATTTGGTTTCAACCCTCAGGACAATTATGTCTCCAAGTCTGCGGTGGTGTTTGGGGGcttctaccttttcttttttacagaGAAGATCCTGAAGATGCTCCTGAAGCAGAAAAATGAG CACCATCACGGACACAACCATTTTACCTCCGagactctgccttccaagaagGACCAGGAGGAGGGTGTGATGGAGAAGCTGCAGAATGGGGACCTGGACCACATGATTCCTCAGCATTGCAACAGTGAGCTGGATGGCAAGGCGCCTGGCACGGACGAGAAGGTCATTGTAAGCTCCATGTCTGTGCAG GACCTGCAGGCATCTCAGAGTGCTTGCTACTGGCTCAAGGGGGTCCGATACTCTGATATTGGTACCCTGGCTTGGATGATCACCCTGAGTGACGGTCTCCACAATTTCATCGATGGCCTGGCTATTGGTGCCTCCTTCACCGTGTCTGTTTTCCAAGGCATCAGCACGTCGGTGGCCATTCTTTGTGAGGAATTCCCACACGAACTGG GAGACTTTGTTATCTTGCTCAATGCTGGCATGAGCATCCAGCAGGCTCTCTTCTTCAACTTCCTTTCTGCTTGCTGCTGCTACGTGGGTCTGGCCTTTGGCATCCTGGCTGGAAGTCACTTCTCTGCCAACTGGATTTTTGCGCTGGCTGGAGGAATGTTCTTGTACATTGCTCTTGCGGATATG tTCCCGGAGATGAACGAGGTCTGCCAAGAGGACGAAAGGAAGAACAGCTTCTTGGTCCCCTTTGTCATCCAGAATCTTGGCCTCCTGACTGGCTTCTCCATCATGCTGGTCCTCACGATGTATTCAGGGCAGATTCAGATTGGGTAG